A genomic segment from Streptomyces sp. NBC_00459 encodes:
- a CDS encoding SRPBCC family protein, protein MPKEFEIAREFEVDATPEEVWAAITTGTGGYLWPMEPPEPRVGGKGPFGSEVTAWDPPHRYTNRVEDVEGISEQTLNQLDYTVEPRDEGRRAWVRYVHSGIFVDDWDNQYDGAAKHTDFYLHTLREYLVHFAPRPVAFATFDGPEGSRTPDALAVVARALGLGEDVAAGARVTVRGPDVFEAVVDFRNPYFIGLRTDRGLTRFFGRNHWGYPVGISLHDFTPGAESGEIKECEAAWQDWLNGVFSQS, encoded by the coding sequence ATGCCCAAGGAATTCGAGATCGCCCGTGAGTTCGAGGTCGACGCCACGCCCGAGGAGGTGTGGGCGGCGATCACCACCGGGACCGGTGGATATCTGTGGCCGATGGAGCCGCCGGAGCCACGGGTCGGTGGCAAGGGGCCCTTCGGGTCCGAGGTCACCGCCTGGGACCCGCCGCACCGCTACACCAACCGCGTCGAGGACGTCGAGGGCATCTCCGAACAGACCCTCAACCAGCTCGACTACACCGTCGAGCCGCGTGACGAGGGCCGACGGGCCTGGGTGCGTTACGTGCACAGCGGGATCTTCGTCGACGACTGGGACAACCAGTACGACGGCGCCGCCAAGCACACCGACTTCTATCTGCACACCCTGCGCGAGTATCTCGTCCATTTCGCGCCCCGGCCGGTCGCCTTCGCCACCTTCGACGGGCCCGAGGGCTCCAGGACTCCTGACGCCCTCGCCGTCGTCGCGCGGGCGCTCGGGCTCGGGGAGGACGTGGCCGCCGGTGCGCGGGTGACCGTCCGGGGGCCGGATGTGTTCGAGGCCGTGGTCGACTTCCGCAACCCCTACTTCATCGGGCTGCGCACGGACCGGGGACTCACCCGCTTCTTCGGGCGGAACCACTGGGGCTACCCGGTGGGCATCTCCCTGCACGACTTCACGCCGGGTGCCGAGAGCGGCGAGATCAAGGAGTGCGAGGCCGCCTGGCAGGACTGGCTGAACGGTGTGTTCAGCCAGTCCTGA
- a CDS encoding ArsR/SmtB family transcription factor, protein MLDVTVIEDPAAAAVSLDPIRGRLLAELAAGPASAAMLAGKVGLPRQKVNYHLKALERHGLVELAGERRKGNVTERLMRATAASYVISPLALAAVQPDPDRFRDQLSARWLLAVGARLVRDVGALITGATKARKGLATYALDGEVRFASAAERAAFIEELTAGVAALVRKYDSPDADTGRDHRIVVAVHPTLKQTELAP, encoded by the coding sequence ATGCTGGACGTCACCGTGATCGAGGACCCGGCGGCCGCCGCCGTCTCGCTGGACCCCATAAGGGGCCGGCTGCTCGCCGAGCTGGCCGCCGGACCCGCGTCGGCGGCCATGCTGGCCGGCAAGGTCGGACTGCCGCGGCAGAAGGTGAACTACCACCTCAAGGCGCTGGAGCGGCACGGACTGGTCGAGCTTGCCGGGGAGCGCCGCAAGGGCAATGTCACCGAGCGGCTGATGCGGGCGACCGCCGCGTCGTACGTCATCTCGCCGCTCGCCCTGGCCGCAGTGCAGCCCGATCCCGACCGTTTCAGGGACCAGCTCTCCGCGCGCTGGCTGCTGGCGGTCGGGGCACGGCTGGTGCGGGACGTCGGGGCACTGATCACCGGCGCGACGAAGGCCCGCAAAGGGCTCGCCACGTACGCGCTGGACGGCGAGGTGCGCTTCGCCTCGGCGGCCGAACGGGCCGCGTTCATCGAGGAGTTGACGGCGGGAGTCGCCGCGCTGGTGCGCAAGTACGACTCGCCGGACGCCGACACCGGCCGCGACCACCGGATCGTCGTGGCCGTCCATCCCACCCTCAAGCAGACCGAGTTGGCACCGTGA
- a CDS encoding antibiotic biosynthesis monooxygenase — translation MTRRTDAYPDLTRPDVEAPFFSTWRVGTPERQRETVDAIAATWERRAWPVRGGLGYFVYAGHDGTTLLHHSQWAREQDYEAFLKTQRQERVDEIDTAVPGIERVALDRYRRYRSQERATGDVRVPGLVVTVRIDFEEGAAERRREWVDLVLGALAESLESDRGLISAHFHLSQDGTHVLNYAEWESPESYEVAVADPGEGAEVVGALWERVRTHPAVKSVTGSRYSYVLGLVPE, via the coding sequence ATGACCCGTCGTACCGACGCATACCCCGACCTCACCCGCCCGGACGTCGAAGCGCCCTTCTTCAGTACCTGGCGGGTCGGTACACCCGAGCGGCAGCGGGAGACGGTCGACGCGATCGCCGCGACCTGGGAGCGCCGGGCCTGGCCGGTGCGGGGAGGGCTCGGTTACTTCGTCTACGCCGGTCATGACGGGACCACTCTGCTCCACCACTCCCAGTGGGCCCGCGAGCAGGACTACGAGGCCTTTCTCAAGACCCAGCGGCAGGAGCGCGTCGACGAGATCGACACCGCCGTGCCGGGGATCGAGCGGGTCGCTCTCGACCGGTACCGGCGGTACCGCAGCCAGGAGCGGGCCACCGGGGACGTGCGCGTTCCCGGGCTCGTCGTGACCGTCCGGATCGACTTCGAGGAAGGAGCCGCGGAGCGGCGGCGCGAGTGGGTCGACCTGGTGCTCGGTGCCCTCGCCGAGTCGCTGGAGAGCGACCGCGGGCTCATCTCGGCCCACTTCCATCTGAGCCAGGACGGCACCCATGTCCTGAACTACGCGGAGTGGGAGAGCCCGGAGTCCTACGAGGTGGCCGTCGCCGACCCGGGGGAGGGCGCCGAGGTGGTCGGCGCGCTGTGGGAGCGCGTGCGGACGCATCCCGCGGTGAAGTCGGTGACGGGCAGTCGGTACTCGTACGTCCTGGGGCTCGTCCCCGAATGA
- the dapA gene encoding 4-hydroxy-tetrahydrodipicolinate synthase: protein MTTPPVPSAPPFGRALCAMVTPFTAEGALDLDGAQRLAGRLVTGGCDGLVLSGTTGESPTTTDAEKSALVRAVREAVGAGVSILAGIGTADTLHSVELARAAEKAGADALLAVAPYYSRPPQDAIEAHFRELADASSLPLALYDIPGRTGVRIEPETMIRLAGHPRIVAVKDCAYDLMGTQKVLSRTDLAFYTGCDEYVLALYALGGAGYISTVANVIPRHFRSVIDTFDAGDTAEAARLQQRALPLTELMTASGLPGAVTAKALLGRLDLPSGPVRAPLRPAERRTTDQLLTAYEELTA, encoded by the coding sequence ATGACAACACCACCCGTGCCGTCCGCTCCCCCCTTCGGCCGCGCCCTGTGTGCGATGGTCACCCCCTTCACCGCAGAGGGCGCCCTGGACCTCGACGGCGCCCAGCGGCTCGCCGGCCGGCTGGTGACCGGCGGCTGCGACGGCCTCGTCCTCTCCGGCACGACGGGCGAGTCCCCGACCACGACGGACGCGGAGAAGTCGGCACTGGTACGGGCGGTGCGGGAGGCGGTCGGTGCGGGAGTGTCGATCCTGGCGGGCATCGGCACCGCGGACACCCTGCACTCCGTCGAACTGGCGCGGGCCGCCGAAAAGGCGGGCGCGGACGCCCTGTTGGCGGTCGCCCCCTACTACAGCCGCCCCCCGCAGGACGCGATCGAGGCCCACTTCCGGGAACTGGCGGACGCCTCCTCGCTGCCCCTCGCCCTGTACGACATCCCGGGCCGCACCGGTGTCCGCATCGAGCCGGAGACGATGATCCGCCTCGCCGGCCACCCGAGGATCGTCGCCGTGAAGGACTGCGCGTACGACCTGATGGGCACCCAGAAGGTGTTGTCCCGGACCGACTTGGCGTTCTACACGGGCTGCGACGAGTACGTGCTGGCGCTGTACGCACTGGGCGGCGCCGGATACATCAGCACCGTGGCCAATGTGATCCCCCGTCACTTCCGGTCGGTCATCGACACGTTCGACGCGGGCGACACGGCCGAGGCCGCCCGGCTCCAGCAACGGGCGCTTCCGCTCACCGAGTTGATGACGGCGTCGGGACTGCCGGGCGCGGTGACGGCCAAGGCCCTGCTCGGGCGACTGGACCTGCCCTCGGGCCCGGTACGAGCGCCACTACGTCCGGCCGAGCGAAGGACGACGGACCAACTACTGACGGCGTACGAGGAGTTGACCGCATAG
- the dapD gene encoding 2,3,4,5-tetrahydropyridine-2,6-dicarboxylate N-succinyltransferase, producing the protein MTDTTAPRTTGAVAAGFATVAADGTVLDTWFPAPELSAEPGPAGTERLSVERAVEALGEGAAKAVGPDARRGVEVVAVRTVIASLDDKPLDAHDVYLRLHLLSHRLVQPHGQSLDGMFAHLANVAWTSLGPVAVDDVEKVRLNARAEGLYLQVTSIDKFPRMTDYVAPKGVRIADADRVRLGAHLAEGTTVMHEGFVNFNAGTLGTSMVEGRISAGVVVGDGSDIGGGASTMGTLSGGGQVRITIGERCLVGAEAGVGIALGDECVVEAGLYVTAGTLVTMPDGQIVKARELSGASNILFRRNSVTGRVEARPNNAVWGGLNEVLHSHN; encoded by the coding sequence ATGACCGACACGACTGCTCCCCGCACCACCGGCGCCGTGGCCGCCGGGTTCGCCACCGTCGCCGCTGACGGCACCGTTCTCGACACCTGGTTCCCCGCCCCCGAACTGTCCGCCGAGCCCGGCCCCGCCGGAACCGAGCGGCTGTCCGTCGAGCGGGCCGTCGAGGCGCTCGGCGAGGGTGCGGCGAAAGCCGTCGGGCCGGACGCGCGCCGGGGTGTCGAGGTGGTCGCGGTCCGCACGGTCATCGCTTCCCTCGACGACAAGCCGCTCGACGCGCACGACGTCTACCTCCGCCTCCACCTGCTCTCGCACCGGCTCGTGCAGCCCCACGGGCAGTCCCTGGACGGCATGTTCGCCCACCTCGCCAACGTCGCCTGGACCTCGCTCGGGCCGGTCGCCGTGGACGACGTCGAGAAGGTGCGGCTCAACGCCCGCGCCGAGGGCCTGTACCTCCAGGTCACGTCCATCGACAAGTTCCCCCGGATGACCGACTACGTGGCCCCCAAGGGCGTCCGCATCGCCGACGCCGACCGGGTACGCCTCGGCGCACACCTCGCCGAGGGAACGACCGTCATGCACGAGGGCTTCGTCAACTTCAACGCGGGCACGCTCGGAACGTCGATGGTCGAGGGCCGCATCTCCGCCGGCGTCGTGGTCGGCGACGGGTCCGACATCGGTGGCGGTGCCTCCACGATGGGCACGCTGTCCGGTGGCGGCCAGGTCCGTATCACCATCGGCGAGCGCTGCCTGGTCGGCGCCGAGGCCGGTGTGGGCATCGCGCTCGGCGACGAGTGCGTGGTCGAGGCCGGGCTGTACGTCACCGCCGGCACCCTCGTCACCATGCCCGACGGACAGATCGTCAAGGCCCGCGAACTCTCCGGTGCCTCCAACATCCTCTTCCGCCGCAACTCCGTCACGGGCAGGGTCGAGGCCCGCCCGAACAACGCGGTCTGGGGCGGGCTGAACGAGGTCCTGCACAGCCACAACTGA
- a CDS encoding TetR/AcrR family transcriptional regulator yields MVRRYDPERRQRIIDAAIRVVGEKGIAGLSHRSVAAEADVPLGSTTYHFSTLDELLVAALRQANEGFAKVVAARGGLRDDRLDPAGELAGLLGEWLSGDRAGVELECELYLAALRRPALRPVAAEWAEGVVELLGGRTDAVTARALVAVMDGICLQVLLTGGAYDEGFAREVFGRVLRG; encoded by the coding sequence ATGGTGCGGCGGTACGACCCCGAGCGGCGCCAGCGGATCATCGACGCGGCGATCCGGGTGGTGGGGGAGAAGGGGATCGCCGGGCTGAGTCATCGGTCGGTGGCCGCGGAGGCGGATGTGCCGCTGGGGTCCACGACGTATCACTTCAGCACCCTTGACGAGCTTCTCGTCGCCGCGCTGCGGCAGGCGAACGAGGGGTTCGCGAAGGTGGTGGCCGCGCGGGGTGGGCTGCGGGACGACCGGCTCGATCCGGCGGGGGAACTCGCCGGGCTGTTGGGGGAGTGGCTCTCGGGGGACCGGGCGGGGGTCGAGCTGGAGTGCGAGTTGTACTTGGCGGCGCTTCGGAGGCCGGCGTTGCGGCCCGTGGCGGCCGAGTGGGCGGAGGGGGTCGTGGAGTTGCTGGGCGGGCGGACGGACGCGGTGACGGCCCGGGCGTTGGTGGCGGTGATGGACGGGATCTGTCTGCAGGTGCTGCTTACCGGCGGTGCTTATGACGAGGGGTTTGCTCGGGAGGTGTTCGGGCGGGTGCTGCGGGGGTGA
- a CDS encoding DMT family transporter, with product MGYVLLVGAIAAEVGATTAMKYSDGFSRLWPSVLTGLGYAVAFVLLAQTLKTVSVGTAYAIWSGIGTAAVATIGAVFLGEGMSVTKVAGIVLIIGGVVVLNLGGAH from the coding sequence ATGGGATATGTGTTGTTGGTCGGAGCCATCGCCGCCGAGGTGGGCGCCACGACCGCGATGAAGTACAGCGACGGTTTCAGCAGGTTGTGGCCCTCCGTGCTGACCGGTCTGGGGTATGCCGTCGCGTTCGTGCTGCTCGCGCAGACGCTGAAGACCGTGTCCGTCGGTACGGCGTATGCGATCTGGTCGGGGATCGGCACGGCGGCCGTCGCGACGATCGGGGCGGTGTTCCTCGGGGAGGGCATGAGTGTGACCAAGGTCGCGGGAATCGTGCTCATCATCGGCGGGGTCGTCGTGCTCAACCTGGGCGGTGCGCACTGA
- a CDS encoding AbfB domain-containing protein, whose amino-acid sequence MTEEKPRLIPTQPWENGWAPDTSRVPGTRRLWMAGTLALSVVAACVTAIVITDRQAEDPVPVAKIPAPSPGSTYPGLLTFASPSASESVPPGGKSGLSSAQPTTSAATTPAPAPDVKGSASAPASQAPGKPAASPSPSKSSAAPTTPDRSSLRSVESINYPGRYWHVSGGLVRLDPVGGSESREDSSFSLVPGLSNGSCYSFKTHDGKYLRHRDFILRADRNDGSSLFKQDATFCAGYAGNSGTVIQSVNYPNYALRHRNFQLRLDPYGYNTTNRQDFSFRVVAPLA is encoded by the coding sequence ATGACAGAAGAAAAGCCCCGGCTCATCCCAACTCAACCGTGGGAGAACGGCTGGGCCCCGGACACCTCGCGTGTGCCCGGGACGCGGCGGCTCTGGATGGCGGGCACCCTGGCCCTGTCGGTCGTTGCCGCCTGTGTGACCGCGATCGTCATCACGGACCGGCAGGCCGAGGATCCGGTACCGGTGGCGAAGATACCCGCGCCTTCGCCCGGTTCGACGTACCCCGGGCTGCTCACCTTCGCCTCCCCGTCGGCGTCCGAAAGCGTGCCCCCGGGCGGAAAGAGCGGCCTGTCGTCGGCGCAGCCGACCACCTCGGCCGCCACGACTCCCGCCCCCGCTCCGGACGTCAAGGGCTCCGCCTCCGCTCCCGCCTCTCAGGCCCCCGGGAAGCCCGCCGCCTCCCCGTCCCCCAGCAAGTCCTCGGCCGCGCCCACGACGCCGGACCGCTCCTCCCTGAGGTCCGTCGAGTCGATCAACTACCCCGGCCGCTACTGGCACGTGTCAGGCGGTCTGGTGAGGCTCGATCCGGTCGGCGGCTCGGAGTCCCGCGAAGACTCCAGCTTCAGCCTGGTGCCGGGACTGTCCAACGGCTCCTGCTACTCGTTCAAGACGCACGACGGCAAGTACCTGCGCCACCGTGACTTCATCCTGCGCGCCGACCGCAACGACGGCTCCTCGCTGTTCAAGCAGGACGCCACCTTCTGCGCCGGGTACGCGGGGAATTCGGGCACCGTGATCCAGTCGGTCAACTACCCCAACTACGCACTGCGCCACAGGAACTTCCAGCTGCGCCTGGACCCGTACGGCTACAACACGACCAACCGGCAGGACTTCTCCTTCCGCGTGGTGGCCCCGCTGGCCTGA
- a CDS encoding metal-sulfur cluster assembly factor codes for MSETIEMKPASEDEVREALYDVVDPELGIDVVNLGLIYGIHIDDANIATIDMTLTSAACPLTDVIEDQAKSATDGIVNELRINWVWMPPWGPDKITDDGRDQLRALGFNV; via the coding sequence ATGAGCGAGACCATTGAGATGAAGCCGGCCTCGGAGGACGAGGTCCGCGAGGCGCTGTACGACGTCGTCGACCCCGAACTGGGCATCGACGTCGTCAATCTGGGCCTGATCTACGGCATCCACATCGACGACGCGAACATCGCGACGATCGACATGACCCTGACGTCCGCGGCCTGCCCGCTCACGGACGTCATCGAGGACCAGGCCAAGTCCGCCACGGACGGCATCGTCAACGAGCTGCGCATCAACTGGGTGTGGATGCCGCCGTGGGGCCCGGACAAGATCACGGACGATGGACGGGACCAGTTGCGGGCGCTCGGGTTCAACGTCTGA
- the sufU gene encoding Fe-S cluster assembly sulfur transfer protein SufU — MKLDSMYQEVILDHYKHPHGRGLRDGDAEVHHVNPTCGDEITLRVKYDGTTISDVSYEGQGCSISQASASVLNELLVGRELSEAQKIQETFLELMQSKGKLEPDDEMEEVLEDAVAFAGVSKYPARVKCALLSWMAWKDATAQALGSDAAERKTA; from the coding sequence GTGAAGCTTGATTCGATGTACCAGGAAGTCATCCTGGACCACTACAAGCACCCGCACGGGCGCGGTCTCCGGGATGGCGACGCCGAGGTGCACCACGTCAACCCGACATGCGGCGACGAGATCACCCTGCGCGTGAAGTACGACGGCACGACGATCAGCGATGTCTCGTACGAGGGCCAGGGCTGCTCGATCAGCCAGGCGTCGGCCTCCGTGCTGAACGAGCTCCTGGTCGGCAGGGAACTGTCCGAGGCGCAGAAGATCCAGGAGACCTTCCTGGAGCTGATGCAGTCCAAGGGCAAGCTCGAACCGGACGACGAGATGGAGGAGGTGCTGGAGGACGCTGTCGCGTTCGCCGGTGTCTCCAAGTACCCGGCCCGGGTGAAGTGCGCGCTGCTCAGCTGGATGGCGTGGAAGGATGCGACGGCCCAGGCCCTGGGCTCGGACGCCGCCGAAAGGAAGACGGCATGA
- a CDS encoding cysteine desulfurase, protein MTQLPGLLDTEAIRKDFPILDRVIHDGKKLVYLDNAATSQTPRQVIDTLSEYYEQHNANVHRGIHVLAEEATALYEGARDKVAAFINAPSRDEVIFTKNASESLNLVANMLGWADEPYRVDHETEIVITEMEHHSNIVPWQLLAQRTGAKLKWFGLTDDGRLDLSNIDEVITEKTKIVSFVLVSNILGTVNPVEKIVRRAQEVGALVLIDASQAAPHMPLDVQALQADFVAFTGHKMCGPTGIGVLWGRQELLEDLPPFLGGGEMIETVSMHSSTYAPAPHKFEAGTPPIAQAVGLGAAIDYLSAIGMDKILAHEHALTEYAVKRLGEVPDLRIIGPSTAEDRGAAISFTLGDIHPHDVGQVLDEQGIAVRVGHHCARPVCLRYGIPATTRASFYLYSTPAEIDALIDGLEHVRNFFG, encoded by the coding sequence GTGACCCAGCTGCCTGGCCTCCTCGACACAGAGGCGATCCGTAAGGACTTCCCGATCCTCGACCGGGTGATCCACGACGGCAAGAAGCTCGTTTACCTGGACAACGCGGCGACCTCGCAGACGCCCCGCCAGGTGATCGACACTCTCTCCGAGTACTACGAGCAGCACAACGCCAACGTGCACCGTGGCATCCATGTGCTCGCGGAGGAGGCCACGGCGCTGTACGAGGGCGCGCGCGACAAGGTCGCCGCGTTCATCAACGCGCCCAGCCGCGACGAGGTGATCTTCACCAAGAACGCCTCCGAGTCGCTCAACCTCGTGGCCAACATGCTCGGCTGGGCCGACGAGCCCTACCGGGTCGACCACGAGACCGAGATCGTCATCACGGAAATGGAGCACCACTCCAACATCGTGCCGTGGCAGCTGCTCGCGCAGCGCACGGGCGCGAAGCTGAAGTGGTTCGGCCTCACGGACGACGGCCGGCTCGACCTCTCGAACATAGACGAGGTCATCACCGAGAAGACGAAGATCGTCTCCTTCGTGCTGGTCTCCAACATCCTGGGCACGGTCAACCCGGTCGAGAAGATCGTGCGCCGCGCGCAGGAGGTCGGGGCCCTGGTCCTGATCGACGCCTCGCAGGCCGCCCCGCACATGCCGCTGGACGTACAGGCCCTCCAGGCCGACTTCGTGGCCTTCACCGGCCACAAGATGTGCGGCCCGACGGGCATCGGGGTGCTGTGGGGCCGCCAGGAGCTGCTGGAGGACCTCCCGCCGTTCCTGGGCGGCGGCGAGATGATCGAGACCGTGTCGATGCACTCGTCGACGTATGCTCCCGCCCCGCACAAGTTCGAGGCGGGCACTCCGCCGATCGCGCAGGCGGTCGGCCTCGGTGCGGCGATCGACTATCTCTCCGCGATCGGCATGGACAAGATCCTCGCCCATGAGCACGCGCTCACCGAGTACGCGGTGAAGCGGCTCGGCGAGGTTCCCGACCTGCGGATCATCGGCCCGTCCACGGCCGAGGACCGGGGGGCGGCGATCTCCTTCACGCTCGGGGACATCCATCCGCACGACGTGGGCCAGGTCCTCGACGAGCAGGGCATCGCGGTCCGTGTCGGCCACCACTGCGCCCGGCCGGTCTGCCTGCGCTACGGAATTCCTGCGACCACGCGAGCGTCGTTCTATCTGTACTCCACACCGGCCGAGATCGATGCTTTGATCGACGGCTTGGAGCACGTACGGAACTTCTTCGGCTGA
- the sufC gene encoding Fe-S cluster assembly ATPase SufC, whose translation MATLEIHDLHVTVEADNATKEILKGVDLTVKQGETHAIMGPNGSGKSTLAYSLAGHPKYTITGGTVTLDGEDVLEMSVDERARAGLFLAMQYPVEIPGVSVSNFLRTSATAIRGEAPKLRLWVKEVKEAMQRLNMDPSFAERNVNEGFSGGEKKRHEILQLELLKPKIAILDETDSGLDVDALRIVSEGVNRVRESGEVGTLLITHYTRILRYIKPDHVHVFSAGRIVESGGPELADKLENEGYESYDVKGGVSE comes from the coding sequence ATGGCAACGCTTGAAATCCACGACCTGCACGTCACCGTCGAGGCCGACAACGCCACGAAGGAGATCCTCAAGGGCGTCGACCTCACCGTGAAGCAGGGCGAGACCCACGCCATCATGGGCCCCAACGGCTCCGGCAAGTCGACCCTCGCCTACTCGCTCGCCGGTCACCCGAAGTACACGATCACCGGTGGCACCGTCACCCTCGACGGCGAGGACGTCCTGGAGATGTCCGTCGACGAGCGTGCCCGCGCGGGCCTGTTCCTGGCGATGCAGTACCCGGTCGAGATCCCCGGCGTCTCCGTCTCCAACTTCCTTCGTACGTCCGCCACCGCCATCCGCGGTGAGGCGCCGAAGCTGCGCCTGTGGGTCAAGGAGGTCAAGGAGGCCATGCAGCGCCTCAACATGGACCCCTCCTTCGCCGAGCGCAACGTCAACGAGGGCTTCTCCGGCGGTGAGAAGAAGCGCCACGAGATCCTCCAGCTGGAGCTGCTCAAGCCGAAGATCGCGATCCTCGACGAGACCGACTCCGGTCTGGACGTCGACGCCCTGCGCATCGTCTCCGAGGGCGTCAACCGCGTCCGCGAGAGCGGCGAGGTCGGCACCCTGCTGATCACGCACTACACACGCATCCTGCGCTACATCAAGCCCGACCACGTCCACGTGTTCTCGGCCGGCCGGATCGTCGAGTCGGGTGGCCCCGAGCTCGCCGACAAGCTGGAGAACGAGGGCTACGAGTCGTACGACGTGAAGGGTGGCGTATCCGAGTGA
- a CDS encoding non-heme iron oxygenase ferredoxin subunit: MTASPTFVRACGLSELDEDTPKRVELDGTPVSVVRTEGEVFAIHDICSHANVSLSEGEVEDCQIECWLHGSSFDLRTGKPSGLPATRPVPVYPVKIEGDDVLVSLTQES, translated from the coding sequence ATGACTGCCTCCCCGACGTTCGTACGCGCCTGTGGGCTGAGCGAGCTGGACGAGGACACCCCCAAGCGGGTGGAACTCGACGGCACGCCGGTCTCGGTCGTCCGTACCGAGGGCGAGGTGTTCGCGATCCACGACATCTGCTCGCACGCGAACGTCTCGCTCTCCGAGGGCGAGGTGGAGGACTGTCAGATCGAGTGCTGGCTGCACGGCTCCAGCTTCGACCTCCGCACCGGCAAGCCGTCCGGCCTTCCCGCGACGCGCCCCGTCCCCGTATACCCCGTAAAGATCGAAGGGGACGACGTGCTCGTCTCCCTCACCCAGGAGTCCTGA
- the sufD gene encoding Fe-S cluster assembly protein SufD — protein MAEAQNIPVGSTTAGSIAVAAAAESTVATRMSAPPSFDVADFPVPHGREEEWRFTPLERLRGLHDGTAVATGTGVKVDVQAPAGVTVEAVGRDDARLGRAGTPVDRVAAQAFSSFEAAGVITVPKEMVLTEPIRVAVHGEGGVRYGHQLIELGAFAEAVVIIDHTGDAVIAANVEYVLGDGAKLTVVSIQDWDDQAVHVAQHSALIGRDATFKSFVVTFGGDLVRLHPRVSYAGPGGEAELFGLYFTDAGQHQEHRLLVDHNTPHCKSNVAYKGALQGEGAHAVWIGDVLIEAKAEGTDTYELNRNLVLTDGARVDSVPNLEIETGEIVGAGHASATGRFDDEQLFYLMARGIPADEARRLVVRGFFAELVQQIGVDDIEQRLLTKIDEELEASV, from the coding sequence ATGGCTGAGGCCCAGAATATTCCGGTGGGCAGCACCACCGCCGGCTCGATCGCGGTTGCTGCCGCGGCCGAGTCGACCGTTGCCACGCGCATGAGCGCGCCCCCCTCCTTCGACGTGGCGGACTTCCCCGTCCCCCACGGCCGCGAGGAGGAGTGGCGGTTCACCCCGCTGGAGCGCCTGCGCGGGCTGCACGACGGCACCGCCGTCGCCACCGGCACCGGCGTGAAGGTGGACGTCCAGGCACCCGCAGGCGTCACCGTCGAGGCCGTCGGCCGTGACGACGCGCGCCTCGGGCGGGCCGGCACCCCCGTGGACCGCGTCGCCGCCCAGGCGTTCAGCTCCTTCGAGGCGGCCGGTGTGATCACCGTCCCCAAGGAGATGGTCCTCACCGAGCCGATCCGCGTCGCCGTGCACGGCGAGGGCGGGGTGCGCTACGGCCACCAGCTCATCGAGCTGGGCGCCTTCGCCGAAGCGGTCGTCATCATCGACCACACCGGTGACGCCGTGATCGCCGCCAACGTCGAGTACGTCCTCGGCGACGGCGCCAAGCTCACCGTCGTCTCCATCCAGGACTGGGACGACCAGGCCGTGCACGTCGCCCAGCACAGCGCGCTGATCGGCCGCGACGCCACCTTCAAGTCCTTCGTGGTCACCTTCGGCGGCGACCTCGTACGCCTCCACCCGCGCGTCTCCTACGCCGGTCCCGGTGGCGAGGCCGAGCTGTTCGGCCTGTACTTCACGGACGCCGGCCAGCACCAGGAGCACCGCCTCCTGGTCGACCACAACACCCCGCACTGCAAGTCGAACGTCGCCTACAAGGGCGCGCTCCAGGGCGAGGGCGCCCACGCGGTGTGGATCGGCGACGTGCTGATCGAGGCCAAGGCCGAGGGCACCGACACCTACGAGCTGAACCGCAACCTGGTTCTCACGGACGGCGCCCGCGTGGACTCCGTACCGAACCTCGAGATCGAGACCGGTGAGATCGTCGGCGCCGGGCACGCGAGTGCCACCGGGCGGTTCGACGACGAGCAGCTGTTCTACCTGATGGCCCGCGGCATCCCGGCCGACGAGGCCCGCCGACTGGTCGTCCGCGGCTTCTTCGCCGAGCTGGTCCAGCAGATCGGTGTCGACGACATCGAGCAGCGCCTCCTCACGAAGATCGACGAGGAGCTGGAGGCGTCGGTCTGA